Proteins found in one Nerophis ophidion isolate RoL-2023_Sa linkage group LG21, RoL_Noph_v1.0, whole genome shotgun sequence genomic segment:
- the lsm10 gene encoding U7 snRNA-associated Sm-like protein LSm10 has protein sequence MEPEKTEGPLSAQVDAFNSIRERTIAENSMVVLLQGLRGQVTTVDLRNESTARGRVVNVDAFMNVRLEEVLYRDRKGTSTRLQDLFITGRNIRYVHIPDQVDIIKTIQGQLAKIHRVRNFGKEGGGRKEFAKNRN, from the coding sequence ATGGAGCCGGAGAAGACCGAGGGCCCGCTGTCCGCCCAAGTGGACGCCTTCAACTCCATCCGTGAGCGCACCATCGCAGAGAACAGCATGGTGGTGCTGCTGCAGGGCCTGCGGGGGCAGGTGACCACGGTGGACCTGAGGAACGAGAGCACGGCGCGGGGCCGGGTGGTTAACGTGGACGCCTTCATGAACGTACGCCTGGAGGAGGTGCTTTACCGGGACCGGAAGGGGACCTCCACTCGGCTGCAGGACCTCTTCATCACCGGGAGAAATATCCGCTACGTTCACATCCCAGACCAGGTGGACATAATCAAGACAATCCAGGGTCAACTGGCAAAGATCCACCGTGTGCGCAACTTTGGCAAAGAGGGTGGAGGAAGGAAGGAGTTTGCCAAGAATAGAAATTAA